The following are encoded together in the Onychostoma macrolepis isolate SWU-2019 chromosome 03, ASM1243209v1, whole genome shotgun sequence genome:
- the rprml gene encoding reprimo-like protein produces MPKRLDCRQLQCSASPLRMNGTFFNHTVFTHGVLLNRSQELAGTLVDCCTGNGSEVTANDGGGSLVLAQDERKMFVTRVVQIAVLCVLSLTVMFGIFFLGCNLMIKSESMINFLVKDRRPSKDVEAVMIGLS; encoded by the coding sequence ATGCCCAAGAGGCTCGACTGTCGTCAGCTCCAGTGCTCCGCGTCTCCGCTCAGGATGAACGGAACGTTTTTTAACCACACGGTGTTTACGCACGGCGTTTTGCTCAACCGCAGTCAAGAACTGGCGGGGACACTAGTTGATTGCTGCACGGGGAACGGGAGCGAGGTGACCGCAAACGACGGCGGCGGGTCTTTAGTTCTCGCTCAGGACGAGCGCAAGATGTTCGTTACGCGCGTGGTGCAGATCGCGGTGCTGTGCGTTCTTTCGCTCACGGTGATGTTCGGGATCTTCTTTCTCGGTTGCAACCTTATGATCAAGTCCGAAAGTATGATCAACTTCCTGGTCAAGGACCGGAGACCATCCAAAGACGTGGAGGCGGTGATGATCGGACTGAGTTAG